Genomic DNA from Macadamia integrifolia cultivar HAES 741 chromosome 6, SCU_Mint_v3, whole genome shotgun sequence:
TTTATTGATTAGACTTTTTCTTTGCTTATTGTAATGCCGAAGGTGTAATAGAGGTTCAATGTTTAAATATATTCATTTTATATACTTATTTTCTCCTAAATTAATAAAGTTTACTTGCtgattcttagccaaaaaaaaaagctattataAACTAACTGTGCGTGCAGGTGGTGCTTGTGGGTATGGGTCCGCTGTAGAACaatctcctttctcttccatGGTATCAGCTGGAGGCCCTTCTCTATTTAAATCCGGCAAAGGTTGTGGAGCTTGCTACCAGGTGaacaaaatatattattgtattggttttttttttcttagtattCAGGCTTTGTCTTGACTAGTCCTGTGGGTCTATACTAATCCTACATCTAAATGAACCGTACCAAGGTTAAATGAGAATCATAAGGTTAAATGAGAATCATTAAATTTTCACTAAAAGTAATGAAGAATACTAATTAAACACTCCTGTGTGAGTACCCCCAAGGATTTAAGAGGAATTGAACTTAGAACCATACTTTTCTGGAGAGAAGGTCCTTGCCAACTCCACTACCCCATTCCTgagattcattaaaaaaaaaaaaaatacattattgNNNNNNNNNNNNNNNNNNNNtttttaaatactgtttaagtggaccgaataattcattttaatccggttcggtccgaattattcgcgttttatattcacttttgaaaaaatcgtgaattttaccgaattttatttttaattcggattcgttcagaattttttattaaattcagaaaaattcgattcggccgaataattcacgaattattcggccgaattgataactagggTCTTGACTAGTCCTGTGGGTCTATACTAATCCCACATCTAAATGAACCGTACCAAGGTTAAATGAGAATCATAAGGTTAAATGAGAATCATTAAATTTTCACTAAAAGTAATGAAGAATACTAATTAAACACTCCTGTGTGAGTACCCCCAAGGATTTAAGAGGAATTGAACTTAGAACCATACTTTTCTGGAGAGAAGGTCCTTGCCAACTCCACTACCCCATTCCTgagattcattaaaaaaaaaaaaatacattattgaATCTTTGCACTACGTTCACATTAATTGTGATAGTAGAATTAATTACTGAGTTAAAGTTTCATGTAACCTATTGAACTAATGGGCTTTTGGTTCTTTTGGCTCTCTATTTACACAACCATTATTTCAGGTTAAATGCACAGACAATGCGGCATGTTCAGGGAATCCGGTGACCGTCGTGATTACTGACGAGTGCCCTGGTTGTGTATCGGAGTCGGTTCACTTTGATATGAGTGGGACTTCATTTGGAGCCATGGCAAATTCAGGCCAAGCTAATCAGCTACGCAGTGCTGGACAATTGCAGGTTCAATATCAAAGGTGGGTTAGCCTTCAGTAAAcatacaacaataacaacaataacaattcaGTTTTAATCCAattaaatgggatcggctacatggatcattgtCCTCCAGTCAATTTTATTCAAAGTCATACTCAATACAATGCCTACTATGCATGTCTACTTTTCTCATTTCTCCTTtgatcattttaggtctgctcCTAACCCTTCTAGttctttcaatttgaatcaaatcactagAACATCAAAAGTCCTTCATTGAATATGACCACACCGTCTCTGTTGACTTTCTCGTAACTTGTCATGTATCGAGTTAATCTTCCATGAACAAGGTTAATATAATTGGTTCTCATGCATCAAACGAGTAAGATTGATCTATAGCTGCATGGTTACCACGCACAATAGGTGCAATGGGTATTTCAGGTAACCCCTTTTGTGCTACTAATTACTTAAAGGTGTAGTATCTGTTACATGTGAATATTCCAGAGTTCAGTGCGACTATGGAGGGGTAAATATTGCATTCCATGTTGATTCTGGGTCCAACTCCTACTACTTCGCGGTGGTGATAGAATTCGTGGACGGCGATGGTGATCTCAATGCTGTTGATCTCCGGCAAGCTCTAGACTCAGATACATGGCAGTCCATGCAGCATTCTTGGGGTGCTGTGTGGAAGCTTGACAACGGCTCTGCAATGAAAGCTCCTTTCTCTATCAGGCTCACGACGCTTGAATCCGGCAAGGTACTTGTGATAACCGACGCTATTCCGGCAGGGTGGACGGCCGGTACTACTTATCAATCGGCCGTCAATTATCAAGTCTGATGATCAGTTTTATCCAAAGGTTTATTAATCTATGTTTTCCAAGTCTATTAGTTAGCTGGTGTTACTTGGAAGTAAACCTTTGAAGACTTTGTTTAGTCTACTTGTACTATCTTCCCTATCTATAAATAAGGAGAGGAGAAGTCTCATGATTGATAGCGCCGCCTGTCCATGGAAAGTGGTGTTAATAAACCTTACCCACAATGTCTCATTTGCCAAGTGGTAGAGATGAAACGGTTGTAAGtcgaaaataaataaataaataagcatgTCCTCATTTGCTCTCTTTGGTCATATGACAATCTGATGTGGTAATTCTAAATCATTGGATAAGATTATGACCGCTTACCAAATTTTAGATCCTAATTAATTTAGTTATGGGCAAGTGTTCTTTAAATCTACTCTATGCCTtgaatacatgaaaattttatattttatttttctagaataaaatgaataaaaaaatcaaatgtctCTCGGTGTCTCATAGATAAGTTTCCTTTAATTATTTATGACTGGAGATCGCTACCTAGTTGCATGGACATAGCGATAGCGTAGGAACCAAGCAAGAGAAGCGCACATGCATCCAACCAAGGATAAGGTGGTCTTGTCACCAACCTGTCTGGAAGTAAAGGCGTCCGAtatgatattgattttttttcctttaattataTATAATCCAAAATATTTTTAGTACTTATCTTACTGTTTCTTATTTTCAAtagtttttcaaaatttctacATTTCCTGTATACCTTATTGGAGAAATTTTTTCTCCATTCATACTGAACATTCACCCACCACTAAGATCTAATTATTACTCCTCCCATTGAACAAAAACTACTCTTTCCATTGTTCCATGAGTTCTATCTAACCACCAAAGTGGTGGATGATGAAATATGCTCCTCTCTACTTGCTCAATCCAACTCATAAAGGATTCATACAGCTTTGTTTGTTACATTACCAACTCTTTTGGTAGAAACATGACATAGAGTAGGGAAATTGGATCTTATTTGCATATAAAATTTGGGTCTAAATTGATTTTCCGCAAACAATCTACTTCATTGGATTGGTATGAAATCAgccaagaaaaataataaaaatttctagGGAAGTGCTTCTCTATATCCAAGAGCATGGCCTTTGCCAACGCTCTCAATGTCCATCTCTTTCTTCCCCAAATGAAGGCTAGAAATGTCTTTTCATATATGGAGAATAGATATTGACACATAGGAGTATTGGCGTACACCACGCTCCCGGGCAAAGTTGTTTTTACttaatttatattattaaataaatgaaaaatataaccTATTTCCGTGGTTGAATATAATTTCTTCCATTTCCAATAAATTCATAAGAGATCAGAATTATATGGGACACATATACACTGAAATTTTATGTCGTAAACCCCAAAATCGACTGAGAAATCGAAAACCTTGGATTGGATGCTCCTTCCCTAACTGAGTCTCGGATGGTCTTTGATGTCCTTCTTTACATCTTTTCTGGTTGATCAGCTTTGGTAGTTATGTTATACTCTTAC
This window encodes:
- the LOC122080668 gene encoding putative expansin-B2 isoform X1, with translation MASTLVQASSFCFVLALLAIFSLLDYCSCWSSAGATWYGSATGAGSDGGACGYGSAVEQSPFSSMVSAGGPSLFKSGKGCGACYQVKCTDNAACSGNPVTVVITDECPGCVSESVHFDMSGTSFGAMANSGQANQLRSAGQLQVQYQRVQCDYGGVNIAFHVDSGSNSYYFAVVIEFVDGDGDLNAVDLRQALDSDTWQSMQHSWGAVWKLDNGSAMKAPFSIRLTTLESGKVLVITDAIPAGWTAGTTYQSAVNYQV
- the LOC122080668 gene encoding putative expansin-B2 isoform X2; translation: MASTLVQASSFCFVLALLAIFSLLDYCSCWSSAGATWYGSATGAGSDEQSPFSSMVSAGGPSLFKSGKGCGACYQVKCTDNAACSGNPVTVVITDECPGCVSESVHFDMSGTSFGAMANSGQANQLRSAGQLQVQYQRVQCDYGGVNIAFHVDSGSNSYYFAVVIEFVDGDGDLNAVDLRQALDSDTWQSMQHSWGAVWKLDNGSAMKAPFSIRLTTLESGKVLVITDAIPAGWTAGTTYQSAVNYQV